A single window of Pectobacterium parmentieri DNA harbors:
- the typA gene encoding ribosome-dependent GTPase TypA: protein MIENLRNIAIIAHVDHGKTTLVDKLLQQSGTFGERVEATERVMDSNDLEKERGITILAKNTAINWKDYRINIVDTPGHADFGGEVERVMSMVDSVLLVVDAMDGPMPQTRFVTKKAFANGLKPIVVINKVDRPGARPDWVVDQVFDLFVNLDATDEQLDFPIIYASALNGIAGLDHTDMAEDMTPLYQAIVDHVSPPQVEMDAPFQMQISQLDYNNYVGVIGIGRIKRGKVKPNQQITIVDSEGKTRNGKVGKVLTHLGLERIDATEAEAGDIIAITGLGELNISDTICDPQNVEALPALSVDEPTVTMFFNVNTSPFCGKEGKYVTSRQILERLNKELVHNVALRVDETEDADAFRVSGRGELHLSVLIENMRREGFELAVSRPKVINRVIDGRNQEPFENVTLDIEEQHQGSVMQAMGERKGDVKDMIPDGKGRIRLDYLIPARGLIGFRTEFMTMTSGTGLLYSTFSHYDDVRQGEIGQRQNGVLVSNGQGKAVAFALFSLQDRGKLFLGHGAEVYEGQIIGIHSRSNDLTVNCLTGKKLTNMRASGTDEATTLVPAIKMSLEQALEFIDDDELVEVTPQSVRIRKRHLTENDRKRASRGSKDV from the coding sequence TGGAGAAAGAGCGTGGAATTACCATCCTCGCAAAAAATACCGCCATTAATTGGAAAGACTACCGTATTAACATCGTAGACACCCCGGGACACGCCGACTTCGGCGGCGAGGTTGAGCGTGTTATGTCGATGGTTGACTCGGTACTGCTGGTTGTTGATGCGATGGATGGTCCGATGCCGCAAACGCGTTTCGTGACCAAAAAAGCATTTGCCAACGGTCTGAAGCCTATTGTGGTTATCAACAAAGTCGACCGTCCTGGTGCGCGTCCTGACTGGGTTGTCGATCAGGTATTCGACCTGTTCGTGAACCTGGATGCAACCGATGAGCAACTGGATTTCCCGATCATTTATGCTTCTGCGCTGAATGGTATCGCGGGCCTCGACCATACCGACATGGCGGAAGATATGACTCCGCTGTATCAGGCGATTGTCGATCACGTTTCTCCGCCTCAGGTTGAGATGGATGCGCCGTTCCAGATGCAGATTTCTCAACTGGACTACAACAACTATGTTGGTGTTATCGGTATCGGCCGTATCAAACGCGGTAAAGTTAAGCCTAACCAACAAATTACTATTGTTGATAGCGAAGGCAAAACCCGTAACGGTAAAGTGGGTAAAGTTCTGACTCATCTGGGTCTGGAGCGTATCGACGCAACTGAAGCGGAAGCGGGCGATATCATCGCGATTACCGGTCTGGGCGAACTGAACATTTCTGACACTATCTGCGATCCGCAGAATGTCGAAGCACTGCCAGCACTGAGCGTCGATGAACCTACCGTTACCATGTTCTTCAACGTCAATACTTCACCATTCTGCGGTAAAGAAGGTAAGTATGTGACGTCGCGCCAGATTCTGGAGCGTCTGAACAAAGAACTGGTGCACAACGTTGCCCTGCGCGTTGACGAAACCGAAGACGCTGATGCGTTCCGCGTTTCTGGCCGTGGTGAATTGCACTTGTCAGTTCTGATCGAAAACATGCGCCGTGAAGGTTTTGAACTGGCCGTATCACGTCCGAAAGTTATCAATCGCGTTATCGACGGTCGTAACCAAGAGCCGTTTGAAAACGTGACGCTGGATATCGAAGAACAGCACCAAGGTTCAGTCATGCAAGCCATGGGTGAGCGTAAAGGTGATGTGAAAGACATGATCCCAGATGGCAAGGGTCGTATCCGTCTGGATTACCTGATCCCTGCTCGTGGTCTGATCGGTTTCCGTACCGAATTCATGACCATGACGTCTGGTACAGGTCTGCTGTACTCCACTTTCAGCCACTACGATGATGTGCGTCAGGGTGAAATTGGCCAACGTCAAAACGGTGTACTGGTCTCTAACGGTCAGGGTAAAGCCGTCGCGTTTGCACTGTTCAGCCTGCAAGATCGCGGTAAGCTGTTCCTCGGACACGGTGCCGAAGTGTATGAAGGCCAGATCATCGGTATTCACTCACGTTCTAACGATCTGACCGTAAACTGTCTGACTGGTAAGAAACTGACCAACATGCGTGCATCAGGTACTGATGAAGCCACCACGCTGGTTCCGGCTATCAAAATGTCTCTGGAGCAAGCGCTGGAGTTCATTGATGATGACGAATTGGTTGAAGTTACGCCGCAGTCTGTTCGTATTCGTAAGCGTCACCTGACCGAAAACGATCGTAAGCGCGCGAGCCGCGGCAGCAAAGACGTCTAA